The following is a genomic window from Deinococcus yavapaiensis KR-236.
CGACGACGCCGTTCGTGGAGCGCAAGTCGAGGTCGCGGTACTGTTCGCTGAGTCGTTCGGTGTCGAGCAAGGTCATACCCCTCTCCCGAGGGCGGCGTGAACGGCGTTGGCGAATCGGCGCCGCAAGTGGATGATGTCGTCGCCCGTGTGCCGAGTGGGATGCACGCGGTTCGTGAGCAGGACGACGGCGTAGCCGCGCTGTGGCTCGATCCATACGCTCGTGCCGGTGAAGCCCGTGTGGCCGAACGCTTGAGGAGACGCGAGGTCGCCTCCGCTGCACGTCGGATGCCCGAGGATCCACCCGAGACCGCGCGGACAACCGTTGGCCTCGTGACTCCAGGGCCTCGCCACGAGGCTCCTCGTGGGCTCGCTCACGAGGTCGGTGAGCCACGCTTGAGCGGCGCGGGCGACGTCACGAAGGGTGCCGAACGCGCCCGCGTGGCCCGAAACGCCGCCGAGGGCGTAGGCGTTCTCGTCGTGGACTTCGCCGTTCAGGACGCGGCCACGCCACGGGCAGCGCTCCGTCGCGACCGTCGGTCCGCTCGGGCGGTACGTGACGAAGCCGCGTTCCTCGGCCAATTCGTCGAGGGCGCGGCCCGTGAGCCGCTCGGTCAGCAGTCCGAGCAGCATGAAGCCGAGGTCGGAATACAGCAGTCGCTCGCCCGGCGCGGCCTCGAGCGGCGTTTGCAG
Proteins encoded in this region:
- a CDS encoding serine hydrolase domain-containing protein: MTRAVDLGAAFDLLKAVPMPAVAAAVVTPNGILREEYLGVASLDTNELLTANHAFDLASLTKVLVTLPEVLRLLERGRLSLQDPLSLHLPEAGWMVEPSVGTAKIAHLLAHTSGLPAWAPLYTHPTDRATLLARVLQTPLEAAPGERLLYSDLGFMLLGLLTERLTGRALDELAEERGFVTYRPSGPTVATERCPWRGRVLNGEVHDENAYALGGVSGHAGAFGTLRDVARAAQAWLTDLVSEPTRSLVARPWSHEANGCPRGLGWILGHPTCSGGDLASPQAFGHTGFTGTSVWIEPQRGYAVVLLTNRVHPTRHTGDDIIHLRRRFANAVHAALGRGV